The Burkholderia mayonis genome window below encodes:
- a CDS encoding LysR family transcriptional regulator — MRPDPPDASTLPSLSALRTFEVSARGYSLTEAAHHPHATVGAVSRQIKMLEDELGVKLFDRKANSLSLNETDRQLVRDLSRAFAMILAATNRARHQYKTGIRLTCTPSITSHCLNSASPSSPPTPTTGSRRRSIRRRTSAISKRAKPISRSATA, encoded by the coding sequence ATGCGACCCGATCCGCCAGACGCGTCGACGCTCCCTTCCCTGTCGGCGCTGCGTACATTCGAAGTGTCCGCGCGCGGCTACAGCCTGACCGAAGCCGCGCATCACCCGCACGCCACGGTCGGCGCCGTGAGCCGCCAGATCAAGATGCTGGAGGACGAACTCGGCGTGAAGCTGTTCGACCGCAAGGCGAACAGCCTGAGCCTGAACGAAACCGACCGGCAGCTCGTACGCGACCTGTCGCGCGCGTTCGCGATGATCCTCGCCGCGACGAACCGCGCGCGCCACCAGTACAAGACCGGGATCCGGCTGACCTGCACGCCGTCAATCACCAGCCACTGCCTCAACAGCGCATCGCCAAGCTCACCGCCGACGCCGACAACGGGATCGCGCCGTCGATCGATCCGTCGGCGGACGTCCGCGATCTCGAAGCGGGCGAAGCCGATTTCGCGATCCGCTACTGCCTGA
- a CDS encoding TMEM165/GDT1 family protein: protein MTQAFLISTGAVALAEIGDKTQLLSLVLAARYRKPLPIIVGVFAATLINHGFAGALGEWLGVYLTPSVMRWALAISFIGMGLWILVPDKLDADEANANRSRLGVFGATFVAFFLAEMGDKTQIATVALAARFQDYIGVVAGTTFGMMLANVPAILLGDRFAHRLPTKLVHGIAAVLFIVLGALAFVHGGA from the coding sequence GTGACTCAAGCCTTCCTGATCTCGACAGGCGCTGTCGCCCTCGCCGAAATCGGCGACAAGACCCAGCTGCTCTCCCTCGTCCTCGCCGCCCGCTACCGCAAGCCGTTGCCGATCATCGTCGGCGTCTTCGCCGCAACCCTGATCAACCACGGCTTCGCCGGCGCGCTCGGCGAGTGGCTCGGCGTGTATCTGACGCCGTCGGTGATGCGCTGGGCGCTCGCGATCTCGTTCATCGGGATGGGCTTGTGGATTCTCGTGCCGGACAAGCTCGACGCCGACGAGGCGAACGCGAACCGCTCGCGGCTCGGCGTGTTCGGCGCGACGTTCGTCGCATTCTTCCTCGCGGAAATGGGCGACAAGACGCAGATCGCGACCGTCGCGCTCGCCGCGCGCTTCCAGGATTACATCGGCGTCGTCGCCGGCACGACGTTCGGAATGATGCTCGCGAACGTGCCGGCAATCCTGCTCGGCGACCGTTTCGCGCACCGGCTGCCGACGAAGCTCGTCCACGGCATCGCGGCCGTCCTGTTCATCGTGCTCGGCGCGCTCGCGTTCGTCCACGGCGGCGCTTGA
- the pepN gene encoding aminopeptidase N: protein MSDTAAPSAVIRRSDYTPPAFLIDAVALEFDLEPARTIVKNTMRVRRNPDAAPAPHFELMGEALEFVGARVDGEPYDAVRAHEHGLTIENVPDVFELTIENACAPESNTTLSGLYVSSGNFFTQCEAEGFRRITYFVDRPDVMASYTVTLRADKAAYPVLLSNGNLVDSGELPGGRHFAKWEDPFKKPSYLFALVAGKLVRLEEKITSGSGKEKLLQVWVEPQDLDKTRHAMDSLIHSIRWDEKRFGLELDLDRFMIVAVGDFNMGAMENKGLNIFNTKYVLANPETATDVDFANIESVVGHEYFHNWTGNRVTCRDWFQLSLKEGLTVFRDQEFSADMSAGGGENAAARAVKRIEDVRVLRQLQFAEDAGPMAHPVRPESYVEINNFYTMTVYEKGSEVVRMYQTLFGRDGFRKGMDLYFRRHDGQAVTCDDFRHAMADANGRDLAQFERWYSQAGTPRVTVRTAYDAAAKRYSVTLRQGYGDAAPAARETQNGPLLIPFAIGLIGADGRDLPLRVEGEAAASGTTRVLELTESETTFTFVDVDEAPLPSLLRNFSAPVIVEYDYRDEELAFLLAHDSDPFNRWEAGQRLATRTLLTLAARAAAQQPLTLDDAFITAFRRVLTDDTLSPAFRELALTLPSEAYLADQMTEADPAAVHRARQFVRRRLATALRGDWLAVHERHQTPGAYAPTPDDAGHRALKNLALAYLAELDEPADAIRLANAQYDAANNMTDRASALVALLSSAAGSADAAQSADRALDDFYRRFEKEALVIDKWFSMQATRRGTPEHPTLDVVRRLLAHPAFNLKNPNRARSLIFGFCSANPAQFHAADGSGYAFWADQVLALDALNPQVAARLARALEMWRRFTPALRDKMRDALERVAANAQSRDVREIVEKALA, encoded by the coding sequence ATGTCCGATACCGCCGCCCCCTCCGCCGTGATCCGCCGTAGCGACTACACGCCGCCTGCGTTCCTGATCGACGCCGTCGCGCTCGAATTCGATCTCGAGCCCGCGCGCACGATCGTCAAGAACACGATGCGCGTGCGCCGCAACCCGGACGCCGCGCCCGCGCCGCACTTCGAGCTGATGGGCGAAGCGCTCGAGTTCGTCGGCGCGCGCGTCGACGGCGAGCCGTACGACGCCGTGCGCGCGCACGAGCACGGCCTGACCATCGAGAACGTGCCCGACGTGTTCGAGCTGACGATCGAGAACGCATGCGCGCCCGAATCGAACACGACGCTGTCCGGCCTCTACGTGTCGAGCGGCAACTTCTTCACGCAGTGCGAGGCGGAAGGCTTCCGGCGCATCACCTACTTCGTCGACCGCCCCGACGTGATGGCGTCGTACACGGTCACGCTGCGCGCGGACAAGGCCGCGTACCCGGTGCTGCTGTCGAACGGCAACCTCGTCGATTCCGGCGAACTGCCGGGCGGCCGCCACTTCGCGAAATGGGAAGACCCGTTCAAGAAGCCGAGCTACCTGTTCGCGCTCGTCGCGGGCAAGCTCGTCAGGCTCGAGGAAAAGATCACGTCGGGCAGCGGCAAGGAAAAACTGCTGCAGGTATGGGTCGAGCCGCAGGATCTCGACAAGACCCGCCACGCGATGGATTCGCTGATCCACTCGATCCGCTGGGACGAGAAGCGCTTCGGCCTCGAGCTCGATCTCGACCGCTTCATGATCGTCGCCGTCGGCGATTTCAACATGGGCGCGATGGAGAACAAGGGGCTCAACATCTTCAACACGAAGTACGTGCTCGCGAATCCGGAGACGGCGACCGACGTCGACTTCGCGAACATCGAATCGGTCGTCGGCCACGAGTATTTCCACAACTGGACCGGCAACCGCGTGACCTGCCGCGACTGGTTCCAGTTGAGCCTGAAGGAAGGCCTGACCGTGTTTCGCGATCAGGAATTCTCGGCCGACATGTCGGCGGGCGGCGGCGAGAACGCGGCCGCGCGCGCGGTCAAGCGGATCGAGGACGTGCGCGTGCTGCGCCAGCTTCAGTTCGCCGAGGACGCGGGCCCGATGGCGCACCCGGTGCGGCCAGAGAGCTACGTCGAGATCAACAACTTCTACACGATGACTGTCTACGAGAAGGGTTCGGAAGTCGTGCGGATGTACCAGACGCTGTTCGGCCGCGATGGCTTCCGCAAGGGGATGGATCTGTACTTCCGGCGTCACGACGGGCAGGCGGTCACGTGCGACGACTTCCGTCACGCGATGGCCGACGCGAACGGCCGCGACCTCGCGCAGTTCGAGCGCTGGTACAGCCAGGCGGGCACGCCGCGCGTGACGGTCCGGACTGCGTACGACGCCGCCGCGAAGCGCTACTCGGTGACGCTGCGGCAAGGCTACGGCGACGCCGCGCCCGCGGCGCGCGAAACGCAGAACGGGCCGCTCCTGATCCCGTTCGCGATCGGTCTGATCGGCGCCGACGGCCGCGATCTGCCGCTGCGCGTCGAAGGCGAGGCGGCCGCGTCCGGCACGACGCGCGTGCTCGAGCTGACCGAATCCGAGACGACGTTCACGTTCGTCGACGTCGACGAGGCGCCGCTGCCGTCCCTGCTGCGCAACTTCTCCGCGCCCGTGATCGTCGAGTACGACTACCGCGACGAAGAACTGGCGTTCCTGCTCGCGCACGACAGCGATCCGTTCAACCGCTGGGAAGCCGGCCAGCGCCTCGCGACGCGCACGCTGCTGACGCTCGCCGCGCGCGCGGCCGCGCAACAGCCGCTCACACTCGACGATGCGTTCATCACCGCGTTCAGGCGCGTGCTGACCGACGACACGCTGTCGCCCGCGTTCCGCGAGCTCGCGCTCACGCTGCCGTCGGAGGCTTACCTCGCCGATCAGATGACCGAAGCCGATCCGGCCGCCGTCCATCGCGCACGCCAGTTCGTGCGCCGCCGGCTCGCCACGGCGCTGCGCGGCGACTGGCTCGCGGTCCACGAACGCCACCAGACGCCGGGCGCGTATGCGCCGACGCCCGACGACGCGGGCCACCGCGCGCTGAAGAACCTCGCGCTCGCGTACCTCGCCGAACTCGACGAGCCGGCCGATGCGATCCGTCTCGCGAACGCCCAATACGATGCCGCGAACAACATGACCGACCGCGCGTCCGCGCTCGTCGCGCTGCTGTCGTCGGCCGCGGGCTCGGCCGACGCCGCGCAGTCGGCGGATCGCGCGCTCGACGACTTCTATCGCCGCTTCGAGAAGGAAGCGCTCGTGATCGACAAGTGGTTCTCGATGCAGGCGACGCGGCGCGGAACGCCCGAGCATCCGACGCTCGACGTCGTGCGCAGGCTCCTTGCGCATCCGGCATTCAACCTGAAGAATCCGAACCGCGCGCGCTCGCTGATCTTCGGCTTCTGCTCGGCGAACCCCGCGCAGTTCCATGCGGCCGACGGCTCGGGCTACGCGTTCTGGGCCGACCAGGTGCTCGCGCTCGACGCGCTCAATCCGCAGGTCGCCGCGCGGCTCGCGCGCGCGCTCGAGATGTGGCGGCGCTTCACGCCGGCGCTGCGCGACAAGATGCGCGACGCGCTCGAACGCGTCGCCGCGAACGCGCAGTCGCGCGACGTGCGGGAGATCGTCGAGAAGGCGCTCGCCTGA
- the guaD gene encoding guanine deaminase yields the protein MTQTAFRARLLTFNGDPAQSADMAAYDEDGLLIVDDGRVVAAGAHAALAPCLAPGATLVEMRDKLIVPGFIDTHVHYPQTEMIASPAPGLLPWLDRYTFPTERRFADPAHAREVSAFFLDTLLACGTTTALVYCTVHKQSADAFFEASDARSLRMVAGKVLMDRNCPEFLRDTAQSGYDDSAELIGRWHGHGRQLYALTPRFAPTSTHEQLEACGALAKRNPDVFIQSHVAENLDEIRWAAALFPERRSYLDVYDHYGLLRRRAVYGHCIHLDDADRRRFAETGAIAAHCPTSNLFLGSGLFDFDRANAQRMAVTLATDIGGGTSFSMLQTMNEAHKIARMTGHHLSATRMFWLATAGAAHALDLADTIGTLAPRTEADFVVIDPAATPLLARRTARAESLEELLFALALLGDDRAVYRTYAAGRCVHRRDGADAR from the coding sequence ATGACTCAAACCGCTTTCCGCGCGCGCCTCCTCACGTTCAACGGCGATCCCGCGCAGTCGGCCGACATGGCCGCGTACGACGAAGACGGTCTGCTGATCGTCGACGACGGACGCGTCGTCGCGGCCGGCGCGCACGCGGCGCTCGCGCCGTGTCTCGCACCCGGCGCGACGCTCGTCGAGATGCGCGACAAGCTGATCGTGCCCGGCTTTATCGACACGCACGTCCATTATCCGCAGACCGAAATGATCGCGTCGCCCGCGCCGGGCCTCCTGCCGTGGCTCGACCGCTACACGTTCCCGACCGAGCGGCGCTTCGCCGATCCCGCGCATGCGCGCGAGGTCTCCGCGTTCTTCCTCGATACGCTGCTTGCGTGCGGCACGACGACGGCGCTCGTCTACTGCACGGTGCACAAACAGTCGGCCGACGCGTTCTTCGAGGCGAGCGACGCGCGCAGCCTGCGGATGGTGGCGGGCAAGGTGCTGATGGACCGCAACTGCCCCGAATTCCTGCGCGATACCGCGCAGTCGGGCTACGACGACAGCGCCGAGCTGATCGGCCGCTGGCACGGCCACGGCCGGCAACTGTATGCGCTGACGCCGCGCTTCGCGCCGACGTCGACGCACGAGCAACTCGAAGCGTGCGGCGCGCTCGCGAAGCGCAATCCGGACGTGTTCATCCAGAGCCACGTCGCGGAAAACCTCGACGAGATCCGCTGGGCGGCCGCGCTGTTCCCCGAGCGCCGCAGCTATCTCGACGTCTACGATCACTACGGCCTGCTGCGCCGCCGCGCGGTGTACGGCCACTGCATCCATCTCGACGACGCCGATCGCCGTCGCTTCGCGGAAACGGGGGCGATCGCCGCGCACTGCCCGACGTCGAACCTGTTCCTCGGCAGCGGCCTGTTCGATTTCGATCGCGCGAACGCGCAGCGGATGGCTGTTACGCTCGCGACCGACATCGGCGGCGGCACGTCGTTCTCGATGCTGCAAACGATGAACGAGGCGCACAAGATCGCACGGATGACGGGCCATCATCTGAGCGCGACGCGGATGTTCTGGCTCGCGACGGCAGGCGCCGCGCACGCGCTCGATCTCGCGGACACGATCGGCACGCTCGCGCCGCGCACGGAAGCCGACTTCGTCGTGATCGATCCGGCCGCGACGCCGCTTCTCGCGCGCCGCACGGCGCGCGCGGAATCGCTCGAAGAGCTGCTGTTCGCGCTCGCATTGCTCGGCGACGATCGCGCGGTCTACCGCACGTACGCGGCGGGCCGCTGCGTGCATCGGCGCGACGGCGCGGACGCGCGCTGA
- a CDS encoding DUF4136 domain-containing protein has product MKRNPIIRGAALVAGALIVLLSGCTSYVATQVTAFSNWSGSDATRSYAFVRTAEQQNSLEQSTYEQIVGNELSTYAFTRVPTKDARYLVGLAYGIKSDWVSVPQPVYYDPWFGPGPYWRGGPWGPFGPWGPFPAGYVNQSYQIFQRSLEIRITERATGKEVYNVAARNAGDGSSLLQAMPYLARAALTDFPLGNGTVRTVRLPVDKNGAPAPMPSNERAAPAAPASGAATVPAR; this is encoded by the coding sequence ATGAAACGCAATCCCATCATCCGCGGCGCGGCGCTCGTCGCGGGTGCCCTGATCGTGCTGCTGTCCGGCTGCACGTCCTATGTCGCGACGCAGGTCACGGCGTTCTCGAACTGGAGCGGCAGCGACGCGACGCGCAGCTACGCGTTCGTCCGGACCGCCGAGCAGCAGAACAGCCTCGAGCAGTCGACTTACGAGCAGATCGTCGGCAACGAGCTGTCGACCTACGCGTTCACCCGCGTGCCGACGAAGGACGCGCGCTACCTCGTCGGCCTCGCGTACGGCATCAAGAGCGACTGGGTGTCGGTGCCGCAGCCCGTCTACTACGACCCGTGGTTCGGCCCCGGCCCGTACTGGCGCGGCGGCCCCTGGGGGCCGTTCGGTCCGTGGGGACCGTTTCCGGCGGGCTACGTGAACCAGAGCTACCAGATCTTCCAGCGCTCGCTCGAGATCCGGATCACCGAGCGCGCGACGGGCAAGGAGGTCTACAACGTCGCGGCGCGCAACGCGGGCGACGGTTCGTCGCTGCTGCAGGCGATGCCGTATCTTGCCCGTGCGGCGCTCACCGACTTCCCACTCGGCAACGGCACCGTGCGTACGGTGCGGCTGCCTGTCGACAAGAACGGCGCGCCCGCGCCGATGCCTTCGAACGAGCGCGCGGCGCCGGCCGCGCCCGCATCCGGCGCCGCTACGGTGCCGGCGCGTTGA
- a CDS encoding class 1 fructose-bisphosphatase → MSITRRTTLSKYLIEQQRETNNLPADLRLLIEVVARACKAISYNVSKGALGEALGTAGSENVQGEVQKKLDILSNEILLDANEWGGNLAAMASEEMETFFPIPSNYPRGEYLLVFDPLDGSSNIDVNVSIGTIFSVLRCPDGHQATEQSFLQPGTEQVAAGYAVYGPQTVFVLTTGNGVNCFTLDREVGSWVLTQSNLRIPEDTREYAINASNARHWYDPVKRYVDELNAGADGPRGENFNMRWIASMVADVHRILNRGGIFMYPADKRTPDRPGKLRLMYEANPMSFIVEQAGGAATTGLQRILDVQPTGLHQRVPVILGSKNEVERVTRYHEDAQP, encoded by the coding sequence ATGTCCATTACCCGACGCACCACGCTGTCCAAGTATCTGATCGAGCAGCAGCGTGAGACCAACAACCTCCCCGCCGACCTACGCCTTCTGATCGAAGTGGTCGCGCGCGCGTGCAAGGCGATCAGCTACAACGTGAGCAAGGGCGCGCTGGGCGAAGCGCTCGGCACGGCCGGCAGCGAGAACGTCCAGGGCGAAGTGCAGAAGAAGCTCGACATCCTGTCGAACGAAATCCTGCTCGACGCGAACGAATGGGGCGGCAACCTCGCCGCGATGGCGTCGGAGGAAATGGAGACGTTCTTCCCGATCCCGTCGAACTACCCGCGCGGCGAATACCTGCTCGTGTTCGATCCGCTCGACGGCTCGTCGAACATCGACGTGAACGTGTCGATCGGCACGATCTTCTCGGTGCTGCGCTGTCCGGACGGCCATCAGGCGACCGAGCAATCGTTCCTTCAGCCGGGCACCGAGCAGGTCGCCGCGGGCTACGCGGTGTACGGCCCGCAGACCGTGTTCGTGCTGACGACGGGCAACGGCGTGAACTGCTTCACGCTCGACCGCGAAGTCGGCTCGTGGGTGCTCACGCAGAGCAACCTGCGCATTCCGGAAGACACGCGCGAATACGCGATCAACGCGTCGAACGCGCGCCACTGGTACGACCCGGTGAAACGCTACGTCGACGAGCTGAACGCAGGCGCCGACGGCCCGCGCGGCGAGAACTTCAACATGCGCTGGATCGCGTCGATGGTCGCCGACGTGCACCGGATCCTGAACCGCGGCGGCATCTTCATGTATCCGGCCGACAAGCGCACGCCGGACCGCCCGGGCAAGCTGCGCCTGATGTACGAAGCGAACCCGATGTCGTTCATCGTCGAGCAGGCGGGCGGCGCGGCGACGACGGGCCTGCAGCGCATCCTCGACGTGCAGCCGACGGGCCTGCACCAGCGCGTGCCGGTGATCCTCGGCTCGAAGAACGAAGTCGAGCGCGTCACGCGCTACCACGAAGACGCCCAGCCGTAA
- a CDS encoding LysR family transcriptional regulator yields MIRSPLEFRHLQTLVALRDTGNLSRAAQYLCLTQSALSHQLKALETHFGLPLFVRKSAPLTFTAAGKRLLALAEQVVPAIEEAERDIARLALGTGGALRIAVECHTCFDWLMPAMDAFRQRWPEVELDIVSGFHADPIGLLHQDRADLAIVAEADAGEAVDYHPLFRFQIVGLVANDHALAQRASLAADDFRDETLITYPVPDEMLDIVRQVLKPAGIEPKRRTSELTVAILQLVASRRGVAALPLWAVATYLDKRYVSARPVLRANGSTLSGELYAATLPAFSPRPYAADFVATMRETSAASLPEIELL; encoded by the coding sequence ATGATCCGTTCCCCGCTCGAATTCCGGCATCTGCAGACGCTCGTCGCGCTGCGCGACACCGGCAACCTGTCGCGCGCCGCCCAGTATCTGTGCTTGACGCAGTCGGCGCTGTCGCATCAGTTGAAGGCGCTCGAAACGCACTTCGGGCTGCCGCTCTTCGTTCGCAAGTCCGCGCCGCTCACGTTCACCGCGGCGGGCAAGCGCCTCCTCGCACTCGCCGAGCAGGTCGTGCCCGCGATCGAGGAGGCCGAGCGAGACATCGCGCGTCTCGCGCTCGGCACCGGTGGCGCGCTGCGGATCGCGGTCGAATGCCACACGTGCTTCGACTGGCTGATGCCCGCGATGGACGCGTTCCGGCAGCGCTGGCCGGAAGTCGAGCTCGACATCGTGTCGGGCTTTCACGCGGACCCGATCGGCCTCCTGCATCAGGACCGCGCGGATCTCGCGATCGTCGCCGAGGCCGACGCCGGCGAGGCGGTCGACTATCACCCGCTCTTTCGCTTCCAGATCGTCGGGCTCGTCGCCAACGACCACGCGCTCGCGCAGCGCGCGTCGCTCGCCGCGGACGACTTCCGCGACGAGACGCTCATCACGTATCCGGTGCCCGACGAGATGCTCGACATCGTAAGGCAGGTGCTGAAGCCCGCCGGCATCGAGCCGAAGCGGCGCACGTCGGAGCTGACGGTCGCGATCCTGCAGCTCGTCGCGAGCCGGCGAGGCGTCGCGGCGCTGCCGCTGTGGGCGGTCGCGACCTACCTGGACAAGCGCTACGTGAGCGCGCGCCCGGTGCTGCGCGCAAACGGCTCGACGCTGTCGGGCGAGCTCTACGCGGCGACGCTGCCCGCGTTCTCGCCGCGCCCGTACGCGGCCGATTTCGTCGCGACGATGCGCGAGACGAGCGCGGCGTCGCTGCCCGAGATCGAGCTGCTGTAG
- the metE gene encoding 5-methyltetrahydropteroyltriglutamate--homocysteine S-methyltransferase: MSTAHILGFPRIGAQRELKFALERYWRDGASADAERALADTGRALRAAHWRAQRDAGLDCVTVGDFAWYDHVLTTLAHVGGLPPRFGFDARALTLADYFAAARGNAAQPAMEMTKWFDTNYHYLVPEYSPATSFGPGVEWLFDEVREARALGHSAKAALVGPLTLLWLGKARDGLADRLELLPRLLPAYRSLLARLKEEGVDWVQIDEPIFALDLPAAWRDAAQPTYEALVPDAPKLLVATYFDDASEHAARLKALPVAGLHIDLVRGDAQLDAFVADYPADKVLSCGIVDGRNVWRTDLDRSLARLAPVRDVLGERLWVATSCSLLHVPVDLAHEPKLDDELKSWLAFAVQKTREVAALRDALVKGRAAVAAEFDDAAAAAAARRTSARIHNPLVKRRVEALTGADARRASAYPARAAAQRARFDLPPLPTTTIGSFPQTQEIRRARAAFKQGVLDHLGYLEAMREQVRIAIDKQLAYGLDVLVHGEAERNDMVEYFGELLWGFAITSNGWVQSYGSRCVKPPLVYGDVYLPESMTVGWATYAQNLTTKPVKGMLTGPVTMLQWSFVRDDQPRATTALQIALALRQETLDLEKAGIGMIQIDEPALREGLPLKLRERAAYLDWAVRAFKVASSGVADATQVHTHMCYSEFGDILPSIAALDADVISIETTRSNMELLDAFETFEYPNEIGPGVYDIHSPRVPGADEIERLILLALERIPAERLWVNPDCGLKTREWQQVDAALAAMVEAAKRVRETVAQTALV, encoded by the coding sequence ATGAGCACTGCACACATCCTGGGTTTTCCGCGCATCGGCGCGCAACGCGAATTGAAGTTCGCCCTCGAGCGCTATTGGCGCGACGGCGCCTCGGCCGACGCCGAACGCGCGCTTGCCGACACCGGCCGAGCGTTGCGCGCCGCGCACTGGCGGGCGCAGCGCGACGCCGGGCTCGATTGCGTGACGGTCGGCGACTTCGCCTGGTACGACCACGTGCTGACGACGCTCGCGCACGTCGGCGGCCTGCCGCCGCGGTTCGGCTTCGACGCCCGCGCGCTCACGCTTGCCGACTACTTCGCGGCCGCGCGCGGCAACGCCGCGCAGCCGGCGATGGAAATGACGAAGTGGTTCGATACGAATTACCACTACCTCGTGCCCGAGTATTCGCCGGCGACGTCGTTCGGGCCGGGCGTCGAGTGGCTGTTCGACGAGGTGCGGGAGGCACGCGCGCTCGGCCATTCGGCGAAAGCGGCGCTCGTCGGCCCACTCACGCTGCTGTGGCTCGGCAAGGCGCGCGACGGGCTCGCCGATCGCCTCGAGCTGCTGCCGCGCCTGCTGCCCGCGTACCGTTCGCTGCTCGCGCGGCTGAAGGAAGAGGGCGTCGACTGGGTGCAGATCGACGAGCCGATTTTCGCGCTCGATCTACCCGCCGCGTGGCGCGACGCGGCGCAGCCGACCTACGAAGCGCTCGTGCCGGACGCGCCGAAGCTGCTCGTCGCGACGTACTTCGACGATGCGAGCGAGCATGCGGCGCGCTTGAAGGCGCTGCCCGTCGCGGGCCTGCACATCGACCTCGTGCGCGGCGACGCGCAGCTCGACGCGTTCGTCGCCGATTATCCGGCCGACAAGGTGCTGTCGTGCGGGATCGTCGACGGCCGCAACGTGTGGCGCACCGACCTCGACCGTTCGCTCGCGCGGCTCGCGCCGGTGCGCGACGTGCTCGGCGAGCGGCTGTGGGTCGCGACGAGCTGCTCGCTGCTGCACGTGCCCGTCGATCTCGCACACGAGCCGAAGCTCGACGATGAGCTGAAGTCGTGGCTCGCGTTCGCGGTGCAGAAGACGCGCGAGGTCGCGGCGCTGCGCGACGCGCTTGTGAAGGGGCGCGCGGCGGTCGCGGCGGAATTCGACGACGCGGCGGCGGCCGCCGCCGCGCGGCGCACGTCGGCGCGCATCCACAACCCGCTCGTGAAGCGCCGCGTCGAGGCATTGACCGGCGCCGACGCGCGCCGCGCGAGCGCGTATCCGGCGCGCGCGGCCGCGCAGCGAGCGCGCTTCGACCTGCCGCCGTTGCCGACGACGACGATCGGCTCGTTCCCGCAGACGCAGGAGATTCGCCGTGCGCGCGCGGCGTTCAAGCAGGGCGTGCTCGATCATCTCGGCTATCTGGAAGCGATGCGCGAGCAGGTGCGCATCGCGATCGACAAGCAGCTCGCGTACGGACTCGACGTGCTCGTGCACGGCGAGGCGGAGCGCAACGACATGGTCGAGTACTTCGGCGAGCTGCTGTGGGGCTTCGCGATCACGAGCAACGGCTGGGTCCAGAGCTACGGCTCGCGCTGCGTGAAGCCGCCGCTCGTCTACGGCGATGTCTATTTGCCGGAGTCGATGACGGTCGGCTGGGCGACCTATGCGCAGAACCTGACGACGAAGCCGGTGAAGGGGATGCTGACGGGGCCCGTGACGATGCTGCAATGGTCGTTCGTGCGCGACGACCAGCCGCGCGCGACGACCGCGCTGCAGATCGCGCTCGCGCTGCGGCAGGAGACGCTCGATCTCGAGAAGGCCGGCATCGGGATGATCCAGATCGACGAGCCGGCGCTGCGCGAGGGGCTGCCGCTGAAGCTGCGCGAGCGCGCCGCGTATCTCGACTGGGCGGTGCGCGCGTTCAAGGTCGCGTCGTCGGGCGTCGCCGACGCGACGCAGGTCCACACGCACATGTGCTATTCGGAGTTCGGCGACATCCTGCCGTCGATCGCCGCACTCGACGCCGACGTGATCTCGATCGAGACGACCCGCTCGAACATGGAACTGCTCGACGCGTTCGAGACGTTCGAGTATCCGAACGAGATCGGGCCGGGCGTCTACGACATCCATTCGCCGCGCGTGCCCGGCGCGGACGAGATCGAGCGGCTCATCCTGCTCGCGCTCGAGCGGATTCCGGCGGAGCGCTTGTGGGTGAATCCGGACTGCGGATTGAAGACGCGCGAATGGCAGCAGGTCGACGCGGCGCTCGCCGCGATGGTCGAAGCGGCGAAGCGCGTGCGCGAGACGGTCGCGCAAACGGCGCTCGTGTGA